From Cellulosimicrobium cellulans, the proteins below share one genomic window:
- a CDS encoding WXG100 family type VII secretion target gives MAGGMWGANVEELRGLGQTLQQKADEIRTTMQNLNSQIQSVPWEGPDAQQFKGSDWPAAQTQLNNVAQTLTDAGQKATQNAQQQEQASNS, from the coding sequence ATGGCTGGTGGCATGTGGGGCGCGAACGTCGAGGAGCTGCGTGGGCTCGGTCAGACGCTGCAGCAGAAGGCGGACGAGATCCGCACGACCATGCAGAACCTGAACTCGCAGATCCAGAGCGTGCCGTGGGAGGGCCCCGACGCCCAGCAGTTCAAGGGCAGCGACTGGCCGGCCGCGCAGACGCAGCTCAACAACGTCGCGCAGACGCTGACGGACGCGGGCCAGAAGGCCACGCAGAACGCGCAGCAGCAGGAGCAGGCTTCGAACAGCTGA
- a CDS encoding LpqN/LpqT family lipoprotein: MTELRYPSDDFPAPVGVRVDAPDRWVPLPHVALPLALGREVEEGEFNPNVIVVVSRIRAEQTLDDVHAEVLRKLKPLPRLRQLDGGDVDVDGLPGRWVEASFKGGGGAVLVQSVRTVVVPRGPVADLVQTTGTCTLLQHPWAAAEIRAVQESLRLDR, from the coding sequence ATGACCGAGCTGCGCTACCCGAGCGACGACTTCCCCGCGCCGGTGGGGGTGCGGGTCGACGCGCCGGACCGCTGGGTCCCGCTGCCGCACGTCGCCCTGCCGCTCGCGCTGGGGCGCGAGGTGGAGGAGGGGGAGTTCAACCCGAACGTCATCGTGGTGGTCTCGCGCATCCGGGCCGAGCAGACGCTGGACGACGTGCACGCCGAGGTGCTGCGCAAGCTCAAGCCGCTGCCGCGGCTGCGCCAGCTCGACGGCGGCGACGTGGACGTGGACGGCCTGCCGGGGCGGTGGGTCGAGGCGTCCTTCAAGGGCGGCGGGGGAGCGGTGCTCGTGCAGTCGGTGCGGACCGTGGTCGTCCCGCGCGGTCCCGTGGCGGACCTCGTCCAGACGACGGGGACGTGCACGCTCCTCCAGCACCCGTGGGCCGCGGCGGAGATCCGTGCCGTCCAGGAGAGCCTCCGCCTCGACCGCTGA
- a CDS encoding FAD-dependent oxidoreductase, whose product MSSIRPLRVAIVGAGPAGIYAADILSKTDLDVSIDLFERLPAPFGLVRYGVAPDHPRIKQIIVALHKVLSRGDIRLLANVDYGVDLKLDDLRQYYDAVIFSTGSIRDAALPVEGIDLPGSYGAADFVSWYDGHPDVPRTWPLEAQQVAVLGAGNVALDVARVLAKHADDLLPTEVPQNVYEILKSSPVTDVHVFARRGPAQAKFSPLELRELGHVPDVDVIVYPEDFEFDEGSMAAISSSNQTKQVVKTLTDWTLKDPSENTASRRLHLHFLHAPAAVLGDGKVEALRTERTQLNGDGTVSGTGEFHEWPVQAVYRAVGYFGSPLPEIPFDELKGVIPNREGRVIDIDGEHIPGVYATGWIKRGPVGLIGHTKSDASETIRHLVEDVTGAGDGGDVAAADLAAGRVAPLGDPEAVVDFLRERGVDHVEWSGWELLDAYERALGEPHGRERIKVVPREDMIRVARGETQVG is encoded by the coding sequence GTGAGCAGCATCCGTCCACTGCGCGTCGCGATCGTCGGCGCTGGTCCCGCCGGGATCTACGCCGCGGACATCCTGTCCAAGACCGACCTCGACGTGAGCATCGACCTGTTCGAGCGTCTGCCCGCGCCGTTCGGCCTCGTGCGCTACGGCGTCGCGCCGGACCACCCCCGCATCAAGCAGATCATCGTGGCGCTCCACAAGGTGCTGAGCCGCGGCGACATCCGCCTGCTCGCGAACGTGGACTACGGCGTCGACCTCAAGCTGGACGACCTGCGCCAGTACTACGACGCGGTGATCTTCTCCACGGGGTCGATCCGCGACGCGGCGCTGCCCGTCGAGGGCATCGACCTGCCGGGCTCGTACGGCGCGGCCGACTTCGTGTCCTGGTACGACGGCCACCCGGACGTCCCGCGCACGTGGCCGCTCGAGGCCCAGCAGGTCGCGGTCCTCGGCGCGGGCAACGTCGCGCTCGACGTCGCGCGCGTGCTCGCCAAGCACGCGGACGACCTGCTGCCGACCGAGGTCCCGCAGAACGTCTACGAGATCCTCAAGTCCTCGCCGGTCACGGACGTGCACGTGTTCGCCCGCCGTGGGCCGGCGCAGGCCAAGTTCTCGCCGCTCGAGCTGCGCGAGCTGGGCCACGTCCCCGACGTCGACGTGATCGTCTACCCGGAGGACTTCGAGTTCGACGAGGGCTCGATGGCCGCGATCAGCTCGTCGAACCAGACCAAGCAGGTCGTCAAGACCCTCACGGACTGGACGCTCAAGGACCCGAGCGAGAACACGGCGTCGCGCCGCCTGCACCTGCACTTCCTCCACGCCCCGGCCGCGGTCCTCGGCGACGGCAAGGTCGAGGCGCTGCGGACCGAGAGGACCCAGCTCAACGGCGACGGCACCGTCTCCGGCACGGGCGAGTTCCACGAGTGGCCCGTGCAGGCCGTGTACCGCGCGGTCGGCTACTTCGGCTCGCCGCTGCCCGAGATCCCGTTCGACGAGCTCAAGGGCGTCATCCCGAACCGCGAGGGCCGGGTCATCGACATCGACGGCGAGCACATCCCCGGCGTGTACGCGACCGGCTGGATCAAGCGCGGCCCGGTGGGCCTCATCGGCCACACCAAGTCGGACGCGTCCGAGACGATCCGCCACCTCGTCGAGGACGTCACCGGTGCGGGCGACGGCGGCGACGTCGCGGCGGCGGACCTGGCCGCAGGGCGCGTCGCGCCGCTCGGCGACCCCGAGGCGGTCGTGGACTTCCTCCGCGAGCGCGGCGTCGACCACGTCGAGTGGTCGGGCTGGGAGCTGCTCGACGCGTACGAGCGTGCCCTCGGCGAGCCGCACGGGCGCGAGCGCATCAAGGTCGTGCCGCGCGAGGACATGATCCGCGTGGCCCGCGGCGAGACCCAGGTCGGCTGA
- the htpX gene encoding zinc metalloprotease HtpX: MGRQHFNGLKTAGLFGVMWAIVLGLWALFGAKANLLWLFVGIGLVTTFYGYWNSDKIAIRAMHARPVSELEQPAMYRIVRELSTEARQPMPRLYVSPTQAPNAFATGRNPKNAAVCCTEGILRLLDERELRGVLGHELMHVYNRDILTSSVAGALAGVITSLAQFLLIFGGDRDRGGNPLAAIAMVVLAPVAAMLIQLAISRTREYDADEDGAKLTGDPLALASALRKLDAGTQRAPLPQNRDLVDVSHLMIANPFRGAGVAKMFATHPPMAERIKRLETMAGHGPGYGGITYH, encoded by the coding sequence GTGGGGCGTCAGCACTTCAACGGTCTCAAGACGGCCGGCCTGTTCGGCGTCATGTGGGCCATCGTCCTGGGCCTCTGGGCACTGTTCGGCGCCAAGGCGAACCTGCTGTGGCTCTTCGTCGGCATCGGCCTCGTGACGACGTTCTACGGGTACTGGAACTCCGACAAGATCGCGATCCGCGCGATGCACGCCCGCCCCGTGAGCGAGCTCGAGCAGCCGGCCATGTACCGGATCGTGCGCGAGCTCTCGACCGAGGCGCGCCAGCCGATGCCCCGCCTCTACGTCTCGCCCACGCAGGCGCCCAACGCGTTCGCGACGGGACGCAACCCCAAGAACGCGGCCGTGTGCTGCACGGAGGGCATCCTGCGCCTCCTCGACGAGCGCGAGCTGCGCGGCGTGCTCGGGCACGAGCTGATGCACGTGTACAACCGCGACATCCTCACGTCGTCGGTCGCGGGCGCCCTCGCCGGGGTCATCACCTCGCTCGCGCAGTTCCTGCTGATCTTCGGCGGCGACCGCGACCGTGGTGGGAACCCGCTCGCGGCGATCGCGATGGTCGTCCTCGCGCCCGTCGCGGCCATGCTGATCCAGCTCGCCATCTCTCGCACGCGCGAGTACGACGCCGACGAGGACGGGGCCAAGCTCACCGGCGACCCGCTCGCGCTCGCGTCCGCGCTGCGCAAGCTCGACGCGGGCACGCAGCGGGCCCCGCTCCCGCAGAACCGCGACCTCGTGGACGTCTCGCACCTCATGATCGCGAACCCGTTCCGCGGCGCGGGCGTCGCCAAGATGTTCGCGACCCACCCGCCGATGGCGGAGCGCATCAAGCGGCTCGAGACGATGGCCGGCCACGGCCCGGGCTACGGCGGCATCACCTACCACTGA
- a CDS encoding HAD family hydrolase yields the protein MSLPDGGARPVAPGRPAASSSALPRVVATDLDGTLLRSDGTVSERTRAALRAAEDAGVEVVFVTARPPRWLDQLADVVGGHGHVICLGGAAVWDLATASPLDVCGFAADEAAALVADLRAAVPGVALAFERVDGPTFDPGFRSTPDDDADVVAVVESTLAAPGATPRTGTRQPVGKILARDPGAPVEDAPATQPVVVADGQTTAQETFFARVRDAVGDRAHLAYSGAAGLAELLAPAVTKDAALARWCARLGVDARDVWAFGDMPNDLPMLRWAGRSFAVANAHPDVLAAATDRTAANDDDGVAAVLLDALGVSAPGGASAP from the coding sequence GTGTCCCTGCCCGACGGCGGCGCGCGCCCGGTCGCACCGGGTCGTCCTGCCGCGTCGTCGAGCGCGCTCCCGCGCGTCGTCGCGACGGACCTCGACGGCACGCTCCTGCGGTCCGACGGGACCGTCTCGGAGCGCACGCGCGCCGCGCTGCGCGCCGCCGAGGACGCCGGGGTGGAGGTGGTGTTCGTCACGGCGCGCCCGCCGCGCTGGCTCGACCAGCTCGCCGACGTCGTCGGCGGGCACGGGCACGTCATCTGCCTCGGCGGCGCGGCGGTGTGGGACCTGGCCACCGCGAGCCCGCTCGACGTGTGCGGCTTCGCCGCGGACGAGGCGGCCGCGCTCGTCGCCGACCTGCGCGCCGCCGTGCCGGGCGTCGCGCTCGCGTTCGAGAGAGTCGACGGGCCGACGTTCGACCCGGGCTTCCGCTCCACCCCGGACGACGACGCGGACGTCGTCGCCGTGGTCGAGTCGACGCTCGCCGCGCCCGGCGCCACCCCCCGCACCGGCACCCGGCAGCCCGTCGGCAAGATCCTCGCGCGGGACCCCGGCGCTCCGGTCGAGGACGCCCCCGCGACGCAGCCCGTCGTCGTCGCGGACGGGCAGACGACGGCGCAGGAGACGTTCTTCGCGCGCGTGCGCGACGCGGTCGGCGACCGGGCTCACCTCGCCTACTCCGGGGCGGCGGGCCTCGCCGAGCTGCTCGCCCCGGCCGTGACGAAGGACGCCGCGCTCGCGCGCTGGTGCGCCCGGCTCGGCGTCGACGCCCGCGACGTCTGGGCGTTCGGGGACATGCCCAACGACCTGCCCATGCTGCGCTGGGCGGGACGCTCGTTCGCCGTCGCGAACGCGCACCCCGACGTCCTGGCCGCGGCGACCGACCGCACCGCCGCGAACGACGACGACGGCGTCGCCGCCGTCCTCCTCGACGCGCTGGGGGTCAGCGCGCCGGGCGGCGCCTCCGCGCCGTGA